A single region of the Bifidobacterium asteroides DSM 20089 genome encodes:
- a CDS encoding Y-family DNA polymerase has protein sequence MSAQRPVDPAAGTALTGRVVLADANSFFASCEAVFDPSLADRPVVVLSNNDGCVVARNRPAKALGITNGTPWFTIRERALQDGVVARSSNYELYASLSRRMMAIMAHFLPNQEVYSIDECFMDSIWNDKRTVEICRELRAAVLRSTGIPVSVGVAPTKTLAKVANHWAKDHPSTEGITLWSQVEAQYGDQALASVPVNQVWGVGRRLTGRLMGMGITTALDLRDADPSLIRHRFSVMLQRTVLELRGRPCIEPEGDAARGVRTNQILCSRMFSHPIEGYPTLAQALSIYAQKACRRLRRQHGLCGKVQVFCSTSPYAPQQFCAASRTVLLEDPSDDPLVIAGAASRALKGRVDPHARWIRAGVVLLDLTDADHFHTLEGLDAARDTHGLGDVLENATRRFGPFRVGVGYGGIRGKGRGDEDTGADWAMNRGMLSPRSTTRWDEMAVAQAR, from the coding sequence ATGAGTGCGCAGAGACCGGTTGATCCTGCAGCCGGAACCGCTCTGACAGGCCGGGTGGTCCTGGCTGACGCCAACTCTTTCTTTGCCTCCTGCGAGGCCGTCTTCGACCCCTCCCTGGCTGACCGCCCGGTGGTCGTGCTGTCCAACAACGACGGCTGTGTGGTGGCCCGCAACCGCCCGGCCAAGGCCCTGGGCATCACCAACGGCACACCCTGGTTCACCATTCGTGAACGGGCCCTGCAGGACGGGGTGGTGGCCCGCAGCTCCAACTATGAGCTCTACGCCAGCCTCTCCCGACGCATGATGGCCATCATGGCCCATTTCCTGCCCAACCAGGAGGTCTACTCCATCGACGAGTGCTTCATGGACAGCATCTGGAACGACAAGCGCACTGTCGAGATCTGCCGGGAACTACGCGCCGCGGTCCTGCGGTCCACCGGCATTCCCGTCAGCGTGGGGGTGGCGCCTACCAAGACCCTGGCCAAGGTGGCCAACCACTGGGCCAAGGACCATCCCTCGACCGAGGGGATCACCCTTTGGAGCCAGGTGGAGGCCCAGTATGGCGACCAGGCTCTGGCGTCAGTGCCCGTCAACCAGGTCTGGGGGGTGGGCCGACGACTGACCGGCAGACTCATGGGCATGGGCATCACCACCGCCCTGGACCTGCGCGATGCCGATCCCTCCCTGATTCGGCACCGATTCTCCGTCATGCTGCAGCGCACCGTTCTGGAATTGAGGGGACGGCCCTGCATCGAGCCCGAGGGAGATGCCGCCAGGGGCGTGCGCACCAATCAGATTCTGTGCTCGCGCATGTTCTCCCACCCCATCGAGGGCTACCCCACTCTGGCCCAGGCGTTGAGCATATACGCCCAGAAGGCCTGCCGCCGTCTACGTCGGCAGCATGGCCTGTGCGGAAAAGTGCAGGTCTTCTGTTCCACCAGCCCCTATGCGCCCCAGCAGTTCTGCGCAGCCAGCCGGACCGTCCTCCTGGAGGATCCCAGCGACGATCCGCTGGTCATCGCCGGCGCAGCCAGCCGGGCGCTCAAGGGCCGGGTGGATCCGCACGCCCGCTGGATCCGGGCCGGGGTGGTTCTGCTGGACCTGACCGATGCCGACCACTTCCACACCCTGGAAGGCCTGGACGCAGCCCGGGACACCCATGGCCTGGGGGACGTCCTGGAGAACGCCACCCGTCGTTTCGGCCCCTTCCGTGTGGGCGTAGGCTACGGAGGCATCCGTGGCAAGGGCCGGGGCGATGAGGACACAGGGGCCGATTGGGCCATGAACCGGGGCATGCTCTCCCCCCGGTCCACCACCCGCTGGGACGAGATGGCCGTGGCCCAGGCCCGTTAG
- a CDS encoding metal ABC transporter permease, which yields MTTPVFDPHWMEILAAPFMRNAMVAGLCIAVAAGAMGYFTIARHSTFAAHALAHIGLPGATGAVLLGLPVSAGMGLFALGGALVIGALGKRASQREIATGTVLAFATGLGLFFARMSSSASQQMQAILFGSILTITRGQVIGFLIFDAILLILLALIYRPLLFSSLDEQVAQARGVPIGLMNLTFMAIMAGVITIAVPAVGTLLIFALVVTPAATANILVASPLRAMLLSGLICLVSIWGGLVISAMVPAPPSFIIVTLSTLFWALAKGWAALRA from the coding sequence ATGACCACACCAGTCTTCGACCCCCATTGGATGGAGATCCTCGCCGCCCCCTTCATGCGCAACGCCATGGTTGCTGGATTGTGCATCGCCGTGGCCGCCGGAGCCATGGGCTACTTCACCATCGCCAGGCACTCCACCTTCGCCGCCCATGCCCTGGCCCACATCGGCCTGCCCGGGGCCACGGGCGCCGTCCTGCTGGGGCTGCCGGTATCTGCAGGCATGGGCCTGTTCGCCCTGGGCGGGGCGCTGGTCATCGGAGCCCTGGGCAAGCGGGCATCCCAGCGGGAGATCGCCACGGGCACGGTCCTGGCCTTCGCCACCGGTCTGGGACTCTTCTTCGCCAGGATGTCCAGCTCGGCCTCCCAGCAGATGCAGGCCATCCTCTTCGGATCGATCCTGACCATCACCCGAGGGCAGGTCATCGGCTTCCTGATCTTCGATGCGATCCTGCTGATCCTGCTGGCCCTGATCTACCGGCCCCTGCTCTTCAGCTCCCTGGACGAGCAGGTGGCCCAGGCCCGCGGCGTGCCCATCGGGCTGATGAACCTGACCTTCATGGCCATCATGGCGGGGGTCATCACCATCGCCGTCCCTGCAGTGGGGACCCTGCTCATCTTCGCCCTGGTCGTCACCCCGGCGGCCACGGCCAACATCCTGGTGGCCTCTCCCCTGCGGGCCATGCTCCTGTCAGGATTGATCTGTCTGGTTTCCATCTGGGGAGGCCTGGTGATTTCGGCCATGGTGCCAGCCCCGCCAAGCTTCATCATCGTGACCCTGTCCACCCTCTTCTGGGCTCTGGCCAAGGGATGGGCGGCTCTGCGCGCCTGA
- a CDS encoding ABC transporter ATP-binding protein, protein MDTDTDRTSTQACIVFDHAAIRRSGRLIWSEGTFTIPSGTVTAIVGTNGTGKTSMMQAELGLLPLDAGSLQVLGQPAGQANDRIGYVPQSYTSDIDSNLTAEQSVLLGLTGTRFGIHPVTRQDRERAKKAMRFVGVEDRAHLRLSQLSGGLRQRVAIAQALVCDPDLLMLDEPLANLDLAGQRATVHLLAQLNSRLGMTIQVVAHDLNMLLPVLTGAVYLLDGHPHYARMDDMLDSDLLTHLYGTKVEVVTTPQGDMFVAPDMDEPIGPVHNRYQPSQVARLHGTDRERTS, encoded by the coding sequence ATGGATACGGACACGGATAGGACATCCACGCAGGCCTGCATCGTCTTCGACCATGCCGCCATCCGCAGATCCGGGCGACTGATCTGGTCGGAGGGAACCTTCACCATCCCCTCGGGAACCGTGACCGCCATCGTAGGCACCAACGGCACTGGCAAGACCAGCATGATGCAGGCCGAACTGGGCCTGCTCCCCTTGGATGCCGGCAGCCTGCAGGTCCTGGGACAGCCGGCCGGCCAGGCCAACGACCGCATCGGCTATGTACCCCAGAGCTACACCTCGGACATCGACTCCAACCTGACGGCTGAGCAGTCCGTCCTGCTGGGGCTGACCGGCACCCGCTTCGGCATCCACCCCGTCACCCGGCAGGACCGCGAGCGCGCCAAAAAAGCCATGCGCTTCGTCGGCGTGGAGGACAGGGCCCATCTGCGCCTCTCCCAGCTCTCCGGCGGCCTGCGCCAACGGGTGGCCATCGCCCAGGCCCTGGTCTGCGATCCCGATCTGCTCATGCTGGACGAGCCCCTGGCCAATCTGGACCTGGCCGGGCAACGCGCCACCGTCCACTTGCTGGCACAGCTCAACAGCCGACTGGGGATGACCATCCAGGTGGTGGCCCATGACCTGAACATGTTGCTGCCGGTGCTGACCGGGGCGGTCTACCTGCTGGACGGGCACCCCCACTACGCCCGCATGGACGACATGCTGGACTCCGACCTGCTCACCCACCTCTACGGCACCAAGGTGGAGGTGGTCACCACACCCCAGGGGGACATGTTCGTGGCCCCCGACATGGACGAGCCGATCGGCCCCGTCCACAATCGCTATCAACCCAGCCAGGTGGCCCGCCTGCACGGGACGGACCGGGAAAGGACCTCATGA
- a CDS encoding 2-C-methyl-D-erythritol 2,4-cyclodiphosphate synthase, which translates to MGDPSVGLGFDAHRFDPTGGRPLWLACLSWNDGTPGLLGDSDGDAAAHALIDAILSAADLGDIGTLFGLGSQAPGAGMHGAAMLEKTMDRLHEHGRRLLNASLVIVGQRPRISSRRHLAQQAMSQAVGAPVRMTATTTDGMGFTGHDEGIAVMATALVD; encoded by the coding sequence ATGGGGGATCCAAGCGTCGGACTGGGCTTTGATGCCCATCGCTTCGACCCAACTGGTGGGCGTCCCCTCTGGCTGGCCTGCCTGTCCTGGAATGACGGAACCCCCGGCCTGCTGGGCGATTCTGACGGCGATGCAGCCGCTCACGCCCTGATAGACGCTATTCTGTCAGCCGCCGACCTGGGCGACATAGGCACCCTGTTCGGCCTGGGATCACAGGCTCCCGGAGCGGGCATGCACGGTGCGGCCATGCTGGAGAAGACCATGGACCGCCTGCATGAGCACGGTCGCAGATTGCTCAACGCCTCCCTGGTCATTGTGGGCCAGCGCCCCAGAATTTCCTCCCGTCGTCACCTGGCCCAGCAGGCCATGAGCCAGGCCGTCGGAGCGCCGGTTCGGATGACCGCCACGACCACTGATGGCATGGGCTTCACCGGTCACGATGAGGGCATCGCCGTCATGGCCACCGCCCTGGTGGACTGA
- a CDS encoding bifunctional methylenetetrahydrofolate dehydrogenase/methenyltetrahydrofolate cyclohydrolase encodes MTAVKLDGKAAAAELKEDLRARVARLTAMGRTPGLGTILVGDDPGSLKYVEGKHRDCRQVGIRSIRVDLPADAGKERILAAVDQLNRDPDCTGYIVQLPLPDGVDPTEIIERIDPAKDADGMHPYNLGQLVLHADGRVRTPLPCTPRGILYLLDHYGIDLAGKDVCVLGRGLTVGRTIGLLLTNRGVDATVTLCHTRTRNVDAHLRRADVIIAAVGRAGLVGQDQVRQGAVLVDVGVSRIWDQQEGSWRIKGDIDPAARLSASAYTPNPGGVGPMTRAMLLVNVVESAERAAGIPACDTPEAPRRQ; translated from the coding sequence TTGACTGCGGTGAAACTGGACGGAAAAGCGGCGGCTGCGGAACTCAAGGAGGACCTGCGCGCTCGCGTGGCCAGGCTGACGGCCATGGGGCGCACTCCTGGCCTGGGGACCATTCTGGTGGGGGATGACCCTGGTTCGCTCAAATATGTAGAGGGCAAGCACCGGGACTGCCGTCAGGTTGGCATTCGGTCCATCCGAGTGGATCTGCCTGCCGATGCCGGCAAGGAGCGGATTCTGGCTGCGGTGGATCAGCTCAACCGGGATCCTGACTGCACCGGCTACATCGTCCAGCTGCCCCTGCCGGATGGCGTGGATCCCACTGAGATCATCGAGCGCATCGATCCGGCCAAGGACGCCGACGGCATGCATCCTTACAACCTAGGCCAGCTGGTTCTGCATGCCGACGGCCGGGTGCGGACCCCCCTGCCCTGCACACCGCGGGGGATTCTGTACCTGCTGGACCATTACGGGATTGACCTGGCCGGCAAGGATGTCTGCGTGCTGGGCCGAGGACTGACCGTGGGCCGCACCATCGGTCTGCTCCTGACCAACCGCGGGGTGGATGCCACCGTGACGCTTTGCCATACCCGCACCAGGAATGTTGATGCCCATCTGCGCAGGGCCGACGTAATCATCGCAGCCGTGGGCCGAGCAGGGTTGGTAGGTCAGGATCAGGTTCGCCAGGGTGCCGTCCTGGTGGATGTAGGCGTCTCCCGGATCTGGGATCAGCAGGAGGGGAGCTGGAGGATCAAGGGCGACATAGATCCGGCCGCCAGGCTGTCTGCATCCGCCTATACGCCCAACCCCGGCGGTGTGGGACCCATGACCCGTGCCATGCTCCTGGTCAATGTGGTCGAATCCGCTGAGCGAGCCGCAGGGATTCCTGCCTGCGACACGCCCGAGGCTCCCCGGCGACAATGA
- a CDS encoding metallopeptidase family protein produces MINDQPPWARTVYRDSHGRGIRRPTFGTRLPRYRTRCGIFDDLTAAQIRRLGAGWPQLVKPVQFAVEDVPPSDPTPWEDRSDLFSRSFPASRGIPARIVLYRLPIQSKTRDRTELELIIRDELVLQLADLYGRDPEEIDPMWGR; encoded by the coding sequence ATGATCAACGATCAGCCGCCTTGGGCCCGCACTGTTTACCGGGACAGCCATGGCCGGGGGATTCGTCGGCCCACCTTCGGCACCCGTCTGCCCCGCTATCGCACCAGGTGCGGGATCTTCGACGATCTGACCGCAGCACAGATCCGGCGGCTGGGCGCGGGCTGGCCCCAGCTGGTCAAGCCCGTCCAATTCGCCGTCGAGGATGTGCCGCCCTCCGATCCAACCCCCTGGGAGGACCGGTCGGACCTCTTCTCACGTAGCTTCCCGGCGAGCCGTGGCATCCCCGCCAGAATCGTCCTCTACCGGCTGCCCATCCAGAGCAAGACCCGAGACCGCACGGAGCTGGAGCTGATCATCCGCGACGAGCTGGTCCTGCAACTGGCAGACCTTTACGGGCGCGACCCCGAGGAAATCGACCCCATGTGGGGACGCTGA
- a CDS encoding response regulator transcription factor, whose protein sequence is MIKNTSRYTTPSTILVVEDEPTLATAIAQRITAEGWTARVASDGASAVQAASQIKPDLVIMDIMLPVMDGLEATKRIVAERPVPVLILTARDDEADKVTGLGAGADDYMTKPFSMRELIARCKALLRRVERAKVIAKNSENEKVLDFGSLVIDPAQRIVTLRGEQIHLTPTEFDLLATLARRPKSVLTREKLLEEVWDWVDASGTRTVDSHVKALRHKLGSQMIRTVHGVGYAFEPPEDQEQGQDQR, encoded by the coding sequence ATGATCAAAAACACAAGCCGCTACACTACACCCAGCACCATCCTGGTGGTTGAGGACGAACCCACCTTGGCCACCGCCATCGCCCAGCGCATCACCGCCGAAGGGTGGACGGCACGGGTGGCCTCGGACGGTGCCAGCGCCGTGCAGGCCGCATCCCAGATCAAACCCGACCTGGTCATCATGGACATCATGCTGCCCGTCATGGACGGGCTGGAGGCCACCAAGCGAATCGTGGCCGAGCGGCCGGTGCCGGTGCTGATTCTGACCGCCCGGGATGACGAGGCCGACAAGGTGACCGGTCTGGGTGCCGGGGCCGACGACTACATGACCAAGCCCTTCTCCATGCGCGAGCTGATTGCCCGCTGCAAGGCCCTTCTGCGCAGGGTGGAGCGGGCCAAGGTCATTGCCAAGAACTCCGAGAACGAGAAGGTGCTGGACTTCGGATCCCTGGTCATCGATCCGGCCCAGCGCATCGTGACCCTGCGTGGGGAGCAGATCCACCTGACCCCCACCGAATTCGACCTGCTGGCCACACTGGCCCGCCGACCCAAGTCCGTGCTCACCCGCGAGAAGCTGCTGGAGGAGGTCTGGGACTGGGTGGATGCCTCGGGCACCAGGACGGTGGACTCCCACGTCAAGGCCCTGCGCCACAAGCTGGGCTCACAGATGATCCGCACCGTGCATGGAGTGGGATACGCCTTCGAGCCGCCCGAAGATCAGGAACAGGGCCAGGACCAGCGGTAG
- a CDS encoding HAD-IIB family hydrolase, producing MIDKRMGAIMAEDGAVNVAWWGSQDIRSICAGARVLAFDLDNTLALSKTRMDQTMAVHFAALTRLRPVAIVSGGRFSQFRDQVLDVLPDDTRFDQLHLMPTSGTRYYRWQDGSWECVYAHDLSAQDRQAAEASLECRAKQLGDWEEQVWGPRIEDRGSQITFSALGQQAPVDAKEAWDPDNSRKDALARAVAADLPHLQVRSGGSTSVDISAKGIDKAYAMTSLAKILGVDVGQIAFVGDRMDPDGNDYPAALAGAMALRVHNPADALDLIRAMEADLV from the coding sequence ATGATCGACAAGCGGATGGGAGCAATCATGGCGGAGGACGGTGCGGTGAACGTGGCCTGGTGGGGCAGCCAAGACATAAGGTCCATCTGCGCAGGTGCACGGGTGCTGGCCTTCGATCTGGACAATACCCTGGCGCTGTCCAAGACCCGTATGGACCAGACCATGGCTGTCCATTTCGCCGCCCTGACCCGGCTTCGACCCGTGGCCATCGTCTCGGGCGGACGGTTCAGCCAGTTCCGCGACCAGGTGCTGGATGTCCTGCCCGACGACACCCGTTTCGACCAGCTGCATCTGATGCCCACCAGTGGCACCCGTTACTACCGCTGGCAGGACGGAAGCTGGGAATGCGTCTACGCCCACGACCTGAGCGCCCAGGACCGGCAGGCCGCCGAGGCCAGCCTGGAGTGCAGGGCCAAGCAGCTGGGCGACTGGGAGGAGCAGGTCTGGGGTCCTCGCATCGAGGATCGCGGCAGCCAGATAACCTTCTCCGCCCTGGGTCAGCAGGCTCCTGTCGACGCCAAGGAGGCCTGGGATCCGGACAACAGCCGCAAGGATGCCCTGGCCAGGGCCGTGGCCGCCGACCTGCCCCACCTGCAGGTGCGGTCCGGCGGCTCCACCAGCGTGGACATCTCAGCCAAGGGCATCGACAAGGCCTACGCCATGACCTCCCTGGCCAAGATACTGGGCGTGGATGTCGGCCAGATCGCCTTCGTTGGTGACCGGATGGATCCGGATGGCAACGATTATCCAGCGGCGCTGGCCGGTGCCATGGCTCTGCGTGTGCACAATCCGGCCGATGCGTTGGACCTGATCCGGGCTATGGAGGCTGACCTGGTCTGA
- a CDS encoding sensor histidine kinase: protein MSKDGGSRRKRPSLSARLDRERPIGSFASLKVELSVLIIISTAIAFVMAWFLLKMGWSGWIAMPLTLVVALGITYFFSRGLTAPLRQMRDAAEAMADGDYTVRVHATTTSHDEVGLLAQSFNEMAEELQHADQMRRDMVANVSHELRTPVSALQAMVENMADGVTEPTPANLEGILEQTHRLSDLIAFLLDLSRMEAGAASLQIEDFDFGDFIDETLQPLVIADAGHAHDIQVDLEKGLRMEGDQDRLRQLFTNVISNALKHSADGTTVLIQAHEDRQRETIVTNVVNFGSQIPPEARTDIFRRFVKGKAGPGTESGGTGLGLSIARWAAQLHGGQVQVVDDPRGADFEITLPRYHRDPDEDEGDGDLSDGPDAPH from the coding sequence ATGAGCAAGGACGGCGGAAGCAGGCGCAAAAGGCCCAGTCTGAGTGCGCGCTTGGACCGCGAACGGCCCATCGGATCCTTCGCCTCATTGAAGGTGGAACTGAGCGTCCTGATCATCATCTCCACAGCCATCGCCTTCGTGATGGCCTGGTTCCTGCTGAAGATGGGCTGGAGCGGCTGGATCGCCATGCCGCTGACCCTGGTGGTGGCCCTGGGAATCACCTACTTCTTCTCCCGGGGACTCACCGCTCCCCTGCGGCAGATGCGGGATGCGGCCGAGGCCATGGCCGATGGGGACTACACGGTCCGGGTCCACGCCACCACAACCAGCCATGACGAGGTAGGGCTTCTGGCCCAGTCCTTCAACGAGATGGCCGAGGAACTCCAGCACGCCGACCAGATGCGCCGGGACATGGTGGCCAATGTCAGCCACGAGTTGCGTACCCCCGTCTCGGCCCTGCAGGCCATGGTGGAGAACATGGCTGACGGGGTGACCGAGCCCACACCAGCCAACCTGGAGGGAATTCTGGAGCAGACCCACCGCCTGTCCGACCTGATTGCCTTCCTGCTGGATCTGTCGAGGATGGAGGCCGGGGCCGCCAGCCTACAGATCGAGGACTTCGACTTCGGGGACTTCATCGACGAGACCCTGCAGCCCCTGGTCATAGCCGATGCCGGGCACGCCCACGACATCCAGGTGGATCTGGAGAAGGGCCTGAGAATGGAGGGCGACCAGGACCGGCTGCGCCAGCTCTTCACCAACGTCATCAGCAACGCCCTGAAACACTCTGCCGACGGCACCACGGTGCTGATCCAGGCCCACGAGGACCGGCAGCGGGAGACCATAGTCACCAACGTGGTCAACTTCGGCTCGCAGATACCCCCCGAGGCCCGCACCGACATCTTCCGACGCTTCGTCAAGGGCAAGGCCGGGCCAGGCACGGAGTCGGGCGGCACCGGGCTGGGGCTGTCCATCGCCCGCTGGGCGGCCCAGCTGCATGGAGGCCAGGTACAGGTGGTGGACGATCCGCGTGGAGCGGACTTCGAGATAACCCTGCCCAGATATCACCGCGATCCAGACGAGGACGAGGGGGACGGGGACCTCTCCGACGGGCCCGACGCGCCGCATTGA
- a CDS encoding ComF family protein, translating into MRNLPLVSGRFRRAACAVASVLASSALDLLAPRACAGCDRPDFLLCPSCRSLLFRPLTVPAPAYAVGLALACAPYRGPVRRIILAWKDHDNRPLDAPLCQVMADLAPALSRLIDPLLRSKPAKAILVVPAPSSAASLRKRGRVHLQPILLSLVQALKWHGLDARVESALTMDSVRTKSVQAGGRRDRSRRLAGRIAVADPSRLAGHPVLVVDDIITTGSTIRQCARSLEAVGALPLAALALAAVPPGQEDL; encoded by the coding sequence ATGCGCAATCTTCCATTGGTATCCGGCCGGTTCCGACGGGCCGCCTGTGCCGTCGCATCAGTCTTGGCCAGTTCGGCCCTGGATCTGCTGGCTCCTCGAGCCTGCGCAGGCTGTGACCGTCCTGATTTCCTGCTCTGCCCCAGTTGCAGATCCCTGCTCTTCCGACCCCTGACGGTACCCGCGCCCGCCTATGCCGTAGGCCTGGCCCTGGCCTGCGCTCCATATCGCGGACCTGTCCGGCGGATCATTCTGGCCTGGAAGGACCATGACAACCGGCCCTTGGACGCACCCCTGTGCCAGGTCATGGCCGATCTGGCTCCGGCCTTGTCCAGGCTGATCGATCCTCTGCTCCGGTCCAAGCCTGCGAAAGCGATTCTGGTGGTTCCCGCCCCCTCCTCGGCCGCCTCCCTGCGAAAGCGGGGGAGGGTTCATCTGCAGCCGATCCTTCTGTCCCTGGTCCAGGCATTGAAGTGGCATGGTCTGGATGCCCGGGTGGAATCGGCTCTGACCATGGACTCCGTAAGAACCAAGTCCGTCCAGGCTGGCGGTCGCCGGGACCGTTCTCGTCGGCTGGCAGGCCGGATTGCGGTTGCAGATCCCTCACGGCTGGCCGGCCATCCCGTCCTGGTGGTGGACGACATCATCACCACGGGATCCACCATCCGCCAGTGCGCTCGTTCTCTGGAGGCTGTAGGCGCCCTACCGCTGGCTGCCTTGGCTCTGGCGGCCGTTCCTCCAGGCCAGGAGGATCTCTAA
- a CDS encoding CarD family transcriptional regulator translates to MGYKVGDMVVYPRHGAARVDAITERTVKGVTRKYLQLSVLSSDGLVINVPVENAAKVGVRDIVDAKAVAKVFEILRTPVVEEKEMNWSRRYKLNVEKIATGEVNKIAEVVRDLSQRDVDEHGLSAGEKRMLIKARKILTSEIALSEKLDEDEAQRLLDVNLGYAEPMPGDDKHHTKSPKEPASKTLARVAQEAAKAKGKGKAKR, encoded by the coding sequence ATGGGTTACAAGGTCGGTGACATGGTCGTCTATCCGCGTCATGGGGCCGCCAGGGTGGATGCCATCACCGAACGGACCGTCAAGGGCGTCACCCGCAAGTACCTGCAGCTGTCTGTGCTCTCCTCTGACGGGCTGGTCATCAACGTCCCCGTCGAGAACGCGGCCAAGGTGGGCGTCAGGGACATCGTCGACGCCAAGGCGGTGGCCAAGGTCTTCGAGATCCTGCGCACCCCGGTGGTCGAGGAGAAGGAGATGAACTGGTCCCGTCGCTATAAGCTGAACGTGGAGAAGATCGCCACCGGCGAGGTCAACAAGATAGCCGAGGTGGTGCGCGACCTCTCCCAGCGCGATGTGGACGAGCACGGGCTGTCGGCGGGCGAGAAGCGGATGCTGATCAAGGCCCGCAAGATTCTGACATCCGAGATTGCCCTGTCCGAGAAGCTGGACGAGGACGAGGCCCAGCGTCTGCTGGACGTCAACCTGGGCTATGCGGAGCCCATGCCCGGCGATGACAAGCACCATACCAAGTCCCCCAAGGAGCCGGCTTCCAAGACCCTGGCACGTGTGGCCCAGGAGGCCGCCAAGGCCAAGGGCAAGGGCAAGGCCAAGCGCTGA
- a CDS encoding LexA family protein, which produces MVATIHGSPEAAPASSLPECRVDALSLFRGHPSPVPQALEAVHAGFPSVAQDYFSGDFSFDQNVIVHPDATFIIHVAGDSMTGAGIFDGDLLVVDRSLEPREGDIVIAILDDELLVKRLARRNGRTMLRAENPAYPDFMPQEGEELVIWGVVIGNYHWQRVDAKGEPRSGSPLPQVTYPGHTLHGRRRTGSQDRKPTYPSTGWGSA; this is translated from the coding sequence ATGGTCGCTACCATCCATGGGTCGCCGGAGGCGGCCCCTGCTTCCTCCCTGCCGGAGTGCCGGGTCGATGCCCTGAGCCTCTTCCGAGGGCACCCCAGTCCCGTCCCCCAGGCCCTGGAGGCCGTCCATGCCGGCTTCCCCTCAGTGGCCCAGGACTACTTCAGCGGCGACTTCAGCTTCGACCAGAACGTCATTGTCCATCCCGACGCCACCTTCATCATCCATGTGGCCGGCGATTCCATGACCGGCGCCGGCATCTTCGACGGGGACCTGCTGGTGGTCGACCGGTCCCTGGAACCGCGTGAGGGGGACATCGTCATCGCCATCCTGGACGACGAGCTGCTGGTCAAGCGGCTGGCCAGACGCAATGGACGGACCATGCTGCGGGCCGAAAACCCCGCCTACCCCGACTTCATGCCCCAGGAGGGCGAGGAACTGGTCATCTGGGGGGTGGTCATCGGCAACTACCACTGGCAACGGGTGGATGCCAAGGGTGAACCTCGGAGCGGCTCTCCCCTGCCTCAGGTCACCTATCCCGGCCACACCCTGCACGGACGCAGGCGTACAGGGAGCCAGGACCGGAAACCCACCTACCCTTCCACGGGGTGGGGGTCGGCATGA